The Desulfococcus multivorans DNA window GAACTTGGGAGTATACGCACCCCATCTGTAAAAGATGCTTCGATTGGGGAACGAAAGGTCATTCTTTCAGACCTATCACCAATAGCGTCCTTTATTTCCAGCAGCCTTCTGAGGCCGGTTTCCAGCCTTTCCTTCACGAAGGAAGTGAGGCGTATTTGCGGTGAATTAGAAAAGGATTATGGCGATATTTATGCCACAAATCACAATGGATGGAAGGTCCGGGATCGTAAGGCTCTTGAGCATAAAGCCTATAGTCATAGAGGAAATCAAAAGGGTCAAGTCGAGTTCACGATTTACTCTGATGCTATAAGGTGCCCGGAATGCAGTCACGAAACGACTTATTACGAAGTCGCTGTAGATGAGGCGAATGATTCTCTGTATAGCGAAATCCGATGTCCATCATGTGACTCTGCGGTGCCAGAAGGGAAATGGGAAACCGTTTTTACAAATACATACGATCCTGTTCTTCGCGAGCCAGTTAAGATTTCAAAAATTGTCCCCGTAATAATTAACTATACGGTAGGAACAACAAGGCACGAAAAATTAGTTGATAGTGACGATTTGGCAGCAATTCAAAAGGCTGAAAAATTATTGGAAACTATCAGCCTCCCTCGCGTTGAGATGATGCATGGAAAAGAAACGCAGCGGAATCTTGGCATAGGAATTACCCATATACATCAGTTTTTCACCACGCGTGAGCACCTCTTTGTTGCGCTACTCATCGACAAAATCAATTCCGTCACTGATTCGAACATAAGATTACTGCTTATGTTCGCTTTGACATCATCTCTGCCATATGCCTCGCGAATGCGCAGGTTCCGTGCCGACAGAAAAGGCGGCGGCCCGCTGTCAGGAACACTCTATGTAAGCTCTTTGATAACACCTCCCCACGTTTTAAGAACATTTGAGCGCAATGCCAAGACTATTGGCGATAGCCTATCTATTCCTGTATCCAAATCACGTGGCCAGGTTGTCTCTACTCAAAGCGCTGATTGCATGCGCAACATGCCGGACAACTCAATCGATTACATATTTACCGACCCACCATTTGGACACAATTTCGATTATTCCGAGCTCAATTTTTTCTGGGAGGCATTTTTAGGCGTACTCACCAATCAGACACAAGAAGCGATTGTAAGCTCATCGCAAAAGAAAAGTGTCGAAGACTACCGTCATCTCATGGAGTCTTGCTTTCGAGAGTATTACAGGGTTTTAAAACCTGGTCATTGGATAACCGTAGAGTTCTCCAATACTAAAGCATCAGTTTGGAATGCCATCCAAACAGCGCTAGAGCGTTGTGGTTTCGTTGTCGCGAATGTCGCTAGCCTCGATAAGAAACAGCATTCATTCAAAGCAGTGATGACACCAACGGCCGTTAAGCAAGATCTGATTATTACGGCATATAAACCCAATGGTGGTCTTGAGGAAAGATTCGAACAAGAGGCAGCAACTGAAGAAGGTGTCTGGGATTTTGTTCGCACACACCTCAATTATCTCCCGGTGATTAAGCAGCATGGGGGAATGCTGCAAATGATTCCAGAAAGAGATCCCCGTATTCTATTTGACCAGATGGTGGCTTATTACGTCAGAAAAGGATACCCAGTACCCATCTCCAGCCAAGAGTTCCAAGTCGGCTTGTCACAGCGTTTCATTGATAGGGATGGGATGTATTTTCTTTCTGAGCAAGTCGCAGAATATGACCGCAAGAAAATGACATCGCAGCAACTTGTCCAAGCATCTCTTTTCGTCTCTGATGAAGCTTCAGCCATTCAGTGGCTGAGACAAGTAATAAAAGAGAAGCCTCAGACCTATCAAGATATTCACCCTTTATTCATCAAGGAAACACAGCGTGCGTGGAACAAAAACGAGTCATCGCTAGAACTTTCGACGTTGTTGGAGCAAAATTTTTTACGCTATGACGGCAAAGGCCCGGTGCCCGAGCAGATCCACGCCTACCTCTCTACCAACTGGAAAGAGCTGCGCAACCTGCCCAAGGACGACCCAACCTTGGTCGCCAAGGCCCGCGACCGCTGGTACGTGCCCGATCCCAATAAGGCAGGCGACCTGGAGAAACTGCGCGAGAAGGCACTGCTCAAGGAGTTCGAGGAATACAAAGAGGTCAAAAAGAAACTCAAGGTCTTCCGCCTGGAAGCTGTCCGCGCCGGATTCAAGAAAGCCTGGCAGGAACGCGACTACGCCGTCATCGTCGCCGTGGCCGATAAGATCCCCAACAACGTCCTTGAAGAAGATCCCAAGCTGCTCATGTGGTACGACCAGGCAGTAACACGAATGGGAGGCGAATAATGGCAAGAGCGGATTTACTAATTCGCCTTGTCCAATCCGGCATACGGGGCGACAAGGCCACATTTAGAAAAGTCGTCGAGGCGATCATCGCCGAAGAGCGGACCAAGCAGCACAAGGTGCTGGCCGAGAAGCTCGAAGAGATGCTCAATACCGCACCGATTGAGCGTCCCGTTACCAATGGCGGTGGCCCTATGTTGGATCAGCGCATGGGCAACCTGTTCCATGAGGTCATGCCTCAACGAAAACTCTCGGATCTCATCCTGCCGGATGAGGTGCAGCAGATTTGCCAGGGCCTGATCCAGGAACAGCACAGGACCGACCTGCTCAGGTCATACAACCTGGAGCCCCGCAACCGCCTGCTCCTCATCGGACCGCCGGGCAATGGCAAGACGTCGTTGGCCGAGGCCATTGCAGAAGCACTGGTGGTTCCACTGCTTGTGGTTCGTTATGAGAGCGTCGTGGGTACATACCTGGGTGAGACCGCTGTCCGCCTGAAAAAACTGTTTGAGTATGCATCCACTCGGAAATGCGTCCTCTTTTTCGACGAGTTTGAAACCCTCGGCAAGGAACGCGGTGATCTGCACGAAACCGGTGAGATCAAACGCGTGGTGAGTTCGCTGCTCATGCAGATCGACAACCTGCCGAGCCATGTGATGGTCATAGGGGCAACCAATCATGCGGAACTGCTGGACCGTGCAGTATGGCGGCGCTTCCAGGTCCGCATGACACTGCCCGGCCCGACCCGTGCTCGCCTGACAGAGTGGTTCGAAAAATTCGAGCGCCGGATCAATATCCCTTTGGGATACGCGCCTGGCACTTTGGCCAAACGTCTCCAGGAATCGAATTTCGCGGAAGTCGAAGAGTTTGGCACGACCGTGTTCCGGCAGTATGTGCTCGAACAACCGAACGCCGACATGAAGGAAATCGTGTCCAAAACCCTCCAGCACTGGTCCGCCAGATCAGTCACAGTAGCTCAACAGGACGGACCGGAGGTGAAGGATGCCTGAACGCCCACTACTCCTTTTCCCGACGCCTGAGGTTACTTCCAAGTCGAATCTTGGCGGCGGAGGTGGTCGTCCGCATCTGCCGACACATTATCGGCAAGGGGAAAGGCTGGCTCCAAAATTTACTCAGCTACAAGAAGCTGTTCGCGCCCGAAACATCGAGATCCAGCAAGCTGTGACAGGCATAGACCCTGAGCAAGTTCTTGTGATGGAAACCATCGGCAGCGTCGAAGATTTCGCCAACGCTGTGAAGCGCATTGATGGCTTTGAGTGGATGGGAGAATTTGAGATCGACGAAATAGGTCCTGATCAGGACTTCTTCGATGAAAAACATCCGGAGAAGGAGCTGAGTGGCCGCTTATACATGGTTATGACCAATCAGAGAGCTCTGGATGAGATGCTCTCTATGTGGCGTCGATATACGGACCAGGAGGACCCAAAACAGAAATTTGACGGTGGGCTCACGAAGTTTCGTGATGTATTTCTGCGCTTGAAAGATATTCGCCGGTGGGACGTCAAAGACAGGCTTCTGGAGACAGGGGTGATTGACGCCTGGAAAGAAGATCTGGAGCATGACGGCGGCAGGCTTATACGGTTTGAAGTCGAACTTTGGTTTCGAAACAGCGAAGAGAAGAGAAGCCAAAGCTCAGCAATTGTCGCGAGTCTGATCCAGCAACTCGGCGGGCATGTCTTAGCTGAGTCACTGCATGAGGGCATTGCCTATCATGGCATATTGGCCGAGTTGCCAGCCAATGCCATCCAGGCCGTTGTCGATAATCCGAATACAGAACTGGTGAAATGTGACAGCGTCATGTTCTTTCGGCCTGTCGGACAGATGCTTGCCGGGGAGGGACTTCTCGAAG harbors:
- a CDS encoding AAA family ATPase, translating into MARADLLIRLVQSGIRGDKATFRKVVEAIIAEERTKQHKVLAEKLEEMLNTAPIERPVTNGGGPMLDQRMGNLFHEVMPQRKLSDLILPDEVQQICQGLIQEQHRTDLLRSYNLEPRNRLLLIGPPGNGKTSLAEAIAEALVVPLLVVRYESVVGTYLGETAVRLKKLFEYASTRKCVLFFDEFETLGKERGDLHETGEIKRVVSSLLMQIDNLPSHVMVIGATNHAELLDRAVWRRFQVRMTLPGPTRARLTEWFEKFERRINIPLGYAPGTLAKRLQESNFAEVEEFGTTVFRQYVLEQPNADMKEIVSKTLQHWSARSVTVAQQDGPEVKDA
- a CDS encoding DNA methyltransferase, which codes for MKETSLFDSLLEEPQKPSGPVTCLGMTFENDEARRAHFTEELRKKLQDPEFRKIEGFPIGSDEDILNLSDPPYYTACPNPWIADFIAEWEAQKPKQPEDYHYHREPFAADVSEGKNDPIYNAHSYHTKVPHKAIMRYILHYTQPGDIVFDGFCGTGMTGVAGALCGELGSIRTPSVKDASIGERKVILSDLSPIASFISSSLLRPVSSLSFTKEVRRICGELEKDYGDIYATNHNGWKVRDRKALEHKAYSHRGNQKGQVEFTIYSDAIRCPECSHETTYYEVAVDEANDSLYSEIRCPSCDSAVPEGKWETVFTNTYDPVLREPVKISKIVPVIINYTVGTTRHEKLVDSDDLAAIQKAEKLLETISLPRVEMMHGKETQRNLGIGITHIHQFFTTREHLFVALLIDKINSVTDSNIRLLLMFALTSSLPYASRMRRFRADRKGGGPLSGTLYVSSLITPPHVLRTFERNAKTIGDSLSIPVSKSRGQVVSTQSADCMRNMPDNSIDYIFTDPPFGHNFDYSELNFFWEAFLGVLTNQTQEAIVSSSQKKSVEDYRHLMESCFREYYRVLKPGHWITVEFSNTKASVWNAIQTALERCGFVVANVASLDKKQHSFKAVMTPTAVKQDLIITAYKPNGGLEERFEQEAATEEGVWDFVRTHLNYLPVIKQHGGMLQMIPERDPRILFDQMVAYYVRKGYPVPISSQEFQVGLSQRFIDRDGMYFLSEQVAEYDRKKMTSQQLVQASLFVSDEASAIQWLRQVIKEKPQTYQDIHPLFIKETQRAWNKNESSLELSTLLEQNFLRYDGKGPVPEQIHAYLSTNWKELRNLPKDDPTLVAKARDRWYVPDPNKAGDLEKLREKALLKEFEEYKEVKKKLKVFRLEAVRAGFKKAWQERDYAVIVAVADKIPNNVLEEDPKLLMWYDQAVTRMGGE